From Oncorhynchus keta strain PuntledgeMale-10-30-2019 chromosome 8, Oket_V2, whole genome shotgun sequence:
taagacagtgtaccagtgggtcgttgactaagacagtgtaccagtgggtcgttgactaagacagtgtaccagttaagacagtgtaccagtgggtcgttgactaagacggtgtaccagtgggtcgttgactaagacagtgtaccagtgggtcgttgactaagacagtgtaccagtgggtcgttgactaagacagtgtaccagtgggtcgttgactaagacagtgtaccagtgggtcgttgactaagacagtgtaccagtgggtcgttgactaagacagtgtaccagtgggtcgttgactaagacagtgtaccagtgggtcgttgactaagacagtgtaccagtgggtcgttgactaagacagtgtaccagtgggtcgttgactaagacagtgtaccagttaagacagtgtaccagtgggtcgttgactaagacagtgtgccagtgagtcgttgactaagacagtgtaccagttaagacagtgtaccagtgggtcgttgactaagacggtgtaccagtgggtcgttgactaagacagtgtaccagtgggtcgttgactaagacagtgtgccagtgagtcgttgactaagacagtgtaccagtgggacgttgactaagacagtgtgccagtgggtcgttgactaagacagtgtaccagtgggtcgttgactaagacagtgtaccagtgggtcgttgactaagacagtgtaccagtgggtcgttgactaagacagtgtaccagtgggtcgttgactaagacagtgtaccagtgggtcgttgactaagacggtgtgccagtgggtcgttgactaagacggtgtaccagtgggtcgttgactaagacagtgtaccagtgggtcgttgactaagacagtgtaccagtgggtcgttgactaagacagtgtgccagtgggtcgttgactaagacagtgtaccagtgggtcgttgactaagacagtgtgccagtgggtcgttgactaagacagtgtaccagtgggtcgttgactaagacagtgtactagtgggtcgttgactaagacagtgtaccagtgggtcgttgacaaagacagtgtaccagtgggtcgttgactaagacagtgtaccagtgggtcgttgactaagacagtgtaccagtgggtcgttgactaagacagtgtaccagtgggtcgttgactaagacagtgtaccagtgggtcgttgactaagacagtgtgccagtgggtcgttgactaagacagtgtaccagtgggtcattgactaagacagtgtgccagtgggtcgttgactaagacagtgtaccagtgggtcgttgactaagacagtgtactagtgggtcgttgactaagacagtgtaccagtgggtcgttgacaaagacagtgtaccagtgggtcgttgactaagacagtgtaccagtgggtcgttgactaagacagtgtaccaTGGCTTCTAGGCCTTCCTGATAGAGGATATTAGTATACAGCGATTCAACATCAATGCAATCCATAAGCATCTCCCCATTGATATTGTGCATTGTCTTGAGGGTGTTAATCATGTCCATAGAATTGCGTACATATGCAGGGAGTGACACTACACTTGGCTTTAGAAAGAAATCTGCAAAAGCAGATAGTTTTTCAATGAGCCAATGGAGGCCACAATAGGTCTCCCTGGTGGCGTATCCAATCGtttgcagattgcccctttaaagacAAACCCTATTTCACTAGAATAGAGGGAGACAAATTATATTTTTAGTCTTTAGACTATTGCAATCATGTTGTAAGTTAAACACCGTGCAAGACAAGAGATTCATACATTATATGGGAGAGACAATATGTATAACATTATCAGAAGAATGCAACCAGAGATGTTGCCACTGGGCACAGACGCCAGCTCAACATCTCGTTTAGAACAAACTTGAACACCAATAGTTAAAAGTTGCGTGGAAGAAAGACATAATTCCCTTACTTTaattactttttgcaaatccaatcagttttccacattgatttaACATCATCACATAGATTTATTTAAATCtaaaatgacgtggaaacaatgtagattcaaccagtttttgcccagtgggttatTATGTGTTGTGATATCTACTGTGTATTTCCTAAGTTTGTTTTTCTATTTGATTTTCACCCAGAAAATACTTTCAGTATTACAGGGAACTATTATCTCTTCTGTTCTGTAAATTTGATATTCATATATTTCTTCCCCCACATTCTCATCTCCCTAAAGAACTTGTTAGCAGAGTTTCTTCAGTTGGCTCACAATTCTTGCCCAGGCCCAGGGGTTGTGATTAAGCTGCTTTGCATTAGAACCCATTGCCCTGTCAATGAGTGATTCCGTGAAAAAACATATTCACTCACCATAGGCACTTCTCGCTTTCTCTGGTTCACACAGACCTACATATAGGACTGCGTGTCACAGATACGCCATTATCATTTCCAACAGTAtttatatttagagagagagagagagattgtgattCAAATGCAAAAGAGAATCAGGTTTCTGCAGTTTCATTTCTTTGAGTCATTTGTGTCTGTCCATAATATATTCCAAGGGCAATGCTAATTTCTAACCAGGAGAACTGAATGATACAGAGATGAGATGGAAGGATCAGCTAGTAATTAACAGAAACTATTGTAATCAGGCATCGGCTAGTCTAGTCTAGCCTACATATTCATTGAGCTTTTCCCAACTGCTGTAAAATTATTATTATCTGAATCTCCTTGAGGTAAATGTGTACCAGTTTGGTCTCTGCTGATGGCCTGTTGCTAGCATACAGATGGGTCCTGATGTGGAGTATCTTGATAAGGCATCCTAAGTTACAATGGTGATTCTAGGATCGTGGGGATTGTAGTTATCTGGTGTGGGAGTGGAGAAACAATAGCAGTGAGCActaaagacacagagacaaagcGGCCTGCTCCAATCATCAGTTTCCTGAATGCATAAGTAATCAGAGAGCTTTGAAATCACACCTGCACAGGTCATAATGACCCTACTCCCAATTTGTCTCCTacctagtctctctcctcccccacctccccctcatCCTCTAGCAACTGTTGATTCAACTGTATCTGAGAAGAGACCCTAGTATTGCAGAGGGATTAATTATAGGTTCTCTAAGTAATCATTTGATCGGAGTACTAATCAAAGTTTTGCCCCCTTGCAGGCTCAATGTGGTGCTTCCATGGTTATTTTCAGATAAATGTAGATGTGCTTGTACTGTAGCTGAATGTTTTCTGAGGGAGCTGAATATTTTCTAAGGGAGCTGGACGTTTTCTAAGGGAGCAGAATGTTTGCTAAGGGAGCAGAATGTTTTCTGAATGAGCTGAATGTTCTCTGAGGGAGCTAAATGTTTTCTGAGAGAGCTGAATGTTTTCTAAGGGTGAAGAATGTTTTCTGAATGAGCTGAATGTTCTCTGAGGGTGCTCAATGTTTTCTAAGGGAGCTGAATGTTTTCTGAATGAGCTGAATGTTTTCTAAGGGAGCAGAAGGTTTTCTAAGGGAGCTGAATGTTTTCTAAGGGAGCTGAATGTTTTCTGAATGAGCTGAATGTTTTCTAAGGGAGCAGAATGTTTTCTCAGGGAGCTGAATGTTTTCTAAGGGAGCAGAATGTTTTCTAAGGGAGCAGAATGTTTTCTAAGGAAGCAGAATGTTTTCTAATGGAGCTGAATGTTTTCTAAGGGAGCAGAAGGTTTTCTAAGGGAGCTGAATGTTTTCTAAGGGAGAAGAATATTTTCTAAGGGAGCAGAACattttctgaaagagctgaatGTTCTCTGAGGGAGCTGCATGTTTTCTGAGAGAGCTGAATGTTTTCTAAGGGAGCTCAGTGTTTTCTAAGGGAGCTGGATGTTTTCTAAGGGAGCAGAATGTTTTCTGAACAAGGTGAATGTTCTCTGAGGGAACTGAAAGGCCTATATGAACAATCACAATAATTACAACAGAAAGTGCACTCAGTGTATCTTTTGACCAACATCACTACACAGACTCTTCCATTGTTGTAGTTGCCTGATGCATCATCTTTTTTATCCCTCTTGAGTCTGAGATGAGCCAAGTGTAATGTATCGTCGGCACAACGATCAAAGCTCCATTAGGCTTTCATGGTTCCTTTCTTGTTCCTGGTGCTTTTTGTCCTTGCATGTTAATGGGATGAAAAGCCAGAGTTGGTTGCCGTACACAGGGACAGTTCAGAAGCTTGTTGACAGTGCCTGTCTGAATGCTTTGGGTTCCTGTCCCAATCCCCCTTCACTATTTATGGATGGATGAAGTATTAACGGGGAGAACATGCTAACATGGAGGTgggtgcacacacactcacacacacaggcacggatgcacacacacacacagcctttggAGAGCATGATGCCTTTATAATTCATTGCATCTGAGCTGGTAAGATCCCGCGTGGGAACCTCTAGAGGCATAGCAATAGACTTCATTCACACTCATATacatctctctgtttttctctttcttccccaaccaactctctctcttgctctgtttttctctttctcccccaccaactttctctctctctctctctctctgtttttctctttctccccccaccaactctctctctctctttctctctttctctctctctctctctctctctctctctgtttttctttttctcccccaccaactctctctctttctttctctctctgtttttctctttctcccccaccaactctctctctctctctttctctctctctctgtttttctctttctccccccccaccaactctctctctctctctttctctctctctctgtttttctctttctcccccaccaactctctctctctgttttcctctttctcctcccaccaactctctctctctgtttttctctttctcctcccaccaactctctctttctctctctctgtttttctctttctcccccaccaactctccccctctctctgtttttctctttctccccccaccaactctctctctctctctttctctctctctctctgtttttctctttctcctcccaccaactctctctctctctctttctctctctctctgtttttttctttctcctcccaccaactctctctctctctgtttttctctttctcccccaccaactctctctctttctctctctctctgtttttctttttctcccccaccaactctctctctctctctttctctctctgtttttctctttctccccccaccaactctctctctctctgttttactcTTTCTCCTGCcatccaactctctctctctctctctgtttttctctttctcccccaccaactctctctctctctctgtttttctctttctcctcccaccaactctctctctgtctctgtttttctctttctcctcccaccaactctctctttctctctctctctgtttttctctttctccccccaccaactctctctctctctgtttttctctttctcccccaccaacgctctctctctctctctttctctctctctctctctctctctgtttttctctttcttctcccaccaactctctctctctctctgtgtttttctctttctcccctcaccaactctctctctctctttctcacccctaTCTTAAGCCCTAGACATTCATTTAACATGTAATATTGGTGCCATATAGATTCAGACTTGGCAGAGCCATTAGTATATGTCAAAAAGGAGGCTTTAACTATGGAAAACCAAGAGATCATCATCAGATATCCAGCAAAACAGTGTTACTACGAACCCCCACTTATTCTACTGCCAACCAGCTCTGAATCATTTATGCTTCTCTGTTAAATGCGCTGGTGTTTTCACAACATTATCTCTCCTGATAGCCCTGAGCATGACTTCCTGTGTATTTGTGAAAAAATTGCACTAGTTTGCTTGGTCGGCTAATTTATACATATTAGATGAAACGGAATGAGATATGAGAAAATCAATAGATGAATTCAGTTAACAGGCATTCCATACAATGTGAACCGTGAACGTTAGGAGTTGTTTATTTTAGTGTCAGCAAATGCTGTTGAATACTATTCAGTAACCATTGCCATTCTTTAGGCTACATGTGTGCAATATTGTAAACCCTGCCTACTGCACTATTGTCTCCTATGGAATTTTTACTGCTTACTTAAATGGCATGTTCTGATGAATTATTCACAGATGGTTGGCTATATACTGAACATGGTGTCTCTGAAATGTAtaagacctacagtaccagtcaaaggttgacacacctactcatcccagggtttttctttatttggactattttctacattgtagaattatagtgaggacatcaaaacaatgaaataacatatggaatcatgtagtaaccaaaaacatgttaaacaaatgtaaatatatttgatATGTGATTCTGCGTTGCACACATGTAATAAGGATTGTGAAATGATAGTGTCATATtgaacatatatttatttattctatTGTGGTTTCCCCAGCTGTGAAAGCAATACtaactttgctgatagctacatGACACTTTGAAATGTTCTGGAGAGATGAAATGGTTTCTTTATTTTGTGGCCTTAACCTTTCTTTAATGAAATTAAACGTCTTGTTTTGCACCCAATTCTGTGTTGCTGACCACTAGCCTGTTGTAAATGCACTGACACAGCTTAGAATTGGGGTGCCAGTTGTTGCATTCCTCAAACAACTTTATTAAAACGACCGTTGACGTCTTGCTGTAGGCTATTGCCTTTTTGACTGCGATCTAATCTAATAAAGACGCAGGTGACGCCCACATCCCTCCTACACGTCTTCCAGTTCAGTCCTGATATATGGTGTGCCTCCCTCTACTTCTCAGACTACAAGAGTCCAGCTACCGCAGCACAACCCACACAACCGCTCCAACACACACGGATGGAGAACGGGAGCTGGCTTGGTGGTGATGTGTTTAGACTTTGTGCTCTATTTATCTATTTCTTAGGTCATTTCTACGGGGAGAAAATCTAAGTCTTCCATGATGAAACTTGTGTTTGTTTTTGCTGTGGTTGCGTATTTTTTTGCAGGTAAGCTATTGGTAAATTCAATGTGTTTCGTTGTGCGTGTACTGTAGGGTGTTGCGTGTACTCTAGCGCGTTTCAGCACCACGGAGAGCGCCACTGCTTGAGAGAGTTGCATGCAGTAGTCAGTCATGCATTGTACGGAGCATTTTCTCTGTTAATCTTCTTCAGAAATGTTTTTATAATTGCTCATCTATATCACATCTTTATTTTGCAAAACTAAATGGAATGTAATATCATATAGTTATGGAGAAGTTTTTTTCAACACAGAACCACATTCTGACCCATTTTCTCACGAATTTACAGAAAATCTATCACTTCCCGTTGGAGAAGAACAACAGCGAGAGGATGTGGTACGCGAAATGTTTTTCGTCTCATGTTGGATAACTCTGATTAAAAATAAATAGCATTATTATATGAGGGAAATTGCACTGTATGCTTTAATGAGTCGTGACAGGTTGCTTGTTACTGTTTTCCAGGTAACACGGTGCTTGGTTGAGGTCCTGTCCAAGGCGTTGACCAAACCTGACTCTCACCCTCTGGATCAGGAATGTAAAGATATTCTCAAAGCAGGCAAGTCATTTTACATGACTAATTGTTGTATTTCAAAGGCAGCAGATAGGAAGGATTTTAAAAATATAGCATTATATCATTTCATAAACGGTGAAAGCAATATGAtgtcagtgtttgtttacaagacTGGAGTTAATGAACCTTGCACTTGCCTTTCATAAACTAACACGTGCACTTGACTCACCCATCCCCCGCCCCTCCAccagcactgactttgctgatagctattTTTTCGAGGAAAAATGTGGTTGTCCCAACtagctattttaagatgaatgTACTAATTGTAAGTTGCTTGCAatagagcatctgctaaatgaatcaaatgtaaaatgttggtctGCCATGATGCTACCAATAAATCACTTTtgcctgtctttctctgtaaTGTCAATGGaaatgaaggaaaggagacaagcAGATAAAGCcactttagactattgagatgcagccccgTGTTGACTGGAGGAAGAGATGGTGAAAGAATGAGTACAACCAGAGATACCAGTACTGTATATAATGAGGAGATGGTCttgtctccgccctaacaatgggagtcattgTCCTAAAGGCTGGAAGGCAGGTGATCTGCTTATCGGTCTGCTTAATGCTGTATTCCTGTGTGGACATATTTTGACGGGAGTGGACCCTTTTGCTTGACAGTAATATTACACAGGGTTACTGCTGTAGCTCATAGGACCTAGTGGGCCTTCGGCTGACACAGAGACCAGAGCTATAGAGCTACAACCTGGCAACCAACTGAGGAGATGAGTAGAGACACCTAAATTAGCATTTGCTTCTTTATTGATGGAAATTCTACTTAGCTGAATTTAAATATGCTACTATGGGAGACAGATAATGCTTTCCTCATATATTGTTGAGAGCCATTTTACAATGGTCACCAAAATGAACTAATCAAGGGTCTATGAGTAgctgattagttgaatcaggtgtcaGTGCAGTGCTGTAAAAAAAGTGCCATTGCCTCCGAGTAGCTCTTCTGTCTCTGTAATGTTTGAATTGAGGGGGAACTTGCAGAGTTGGGCTTGAGTTGGACAACATGAGACAAGGATAAAGTAGTAAACATTGTGGATATTGTCCACCCCCTCTACAGGTGCCCAACATGCTGCTCCTGCAGAGAAGAAAAGTGATGAGGTGCTGACTAATGAAGAGGAGGGCAAAGAACATGAACCTGAGCCTGAGGCACCAGGGGCCGACGTGAAAGACATCGAGGCCCTCCTGAAGtctgtggaggagaagagggagacacCGGAGGACGAAGATCGCAGCCAGGAGTCATGGGACCTCAACTACGAGAAAGAGAAAAGGATTTGGAAACCAACGCACAGGTATCATCATAAGAAACCCAATCACAAACGTGATGAGGAGGTTTCTGAAGAAGTGAGAGAAGAGCCAGACGAAGAACGTAGTCAGGAATCCTGGAGCCTGGGCGATGAGAAGGAGAAGAGATATAGGCCTACCTATCGGTACACCCCAAAGAAACACCACAAACGAGACGAAGAGGgtttagaggaagagagagaagagccagAAGAAGAACGTAGTCAGGAATCCTGGAGCCTGGGCGATGAGAAGGAGAAGAGATATAGGCCTACCTATCGGTACACCCCAAAGAAACACCACAAACGAGACGAAGAGGgtttagaggaagagagagaagagccagAAGAAGAACGTAGTCAGGAATCCTGGAGCCTGGGCGATGAGAAGGAGAAGAGATATAGGCCTACCTATCGGTACACCCCAAAGAAACACCACAAACGAGACGAAGAGGgtttagaggaagagagagaagagccagAAGAGGAACGTAGTCAGGAATCCTGGAGCCTGGGCGATGAGAAGGAGAAGAGATATAGGCCTACCTATCGGTACACCCCAAAGAAACACCACAAACGAGATGAAGAGGgtttagaggaagagagagaagagccagAAGAAGAACGTAGTCAGGAATCCTGGAGCCTGGGCGATGAGAAGGAGAAGAGATATAGGCCTACCTATCGGTACACCCCAAAGAAACACCACAAACGAGATGAAGAGGgtttagaggaagagagagaagagccagAAGAAGAACGTAGTCAGGAATCCTGGAGCCTGGGCGATGAGAAGGAGAAGAGATATAGGCCTACCTATCGGTACACCCCAAAGAAACACCACAAACGAGATGAAGAAGACGAAGAGCGCAGTCAAGAGTCCTGGAGTCTGGGCgatgagaaagaaaagagagaggaggatgatgaggaaAGAAAGAAGAGGATCTGGAAACCCACCCATCGGTACCACCACAAGAAGCACCACAAACGCAGTGAAGAtccttcagaggaagaggaggaggagaaagataaGAGAATTTGGAAACCCACACACAGATATCACCACAAGAAACACCACAAACGAGGTGCTGACTCATCGGACGAGGAATCAGAGGAGAAGAGATCAGAAgagtcagaggaagaggagggagaggatagagagaagagaatcTGGAAGCCCACACACAGATACCACCACAAAAAACACCACAAACGTGATGAGGAGCTTtcagaagaagggagagaggagccagaTGAAGAACGCAGCCAAGAGTCCTGGAGTCTGGGTGatggaaaggagaagagagatgaggataTGATGAGAgatgaggatgagagagaaaagaggattTGGAAACCAACTCACAGGTACCACCACAAGAAGCATCACAAACGCAATGGGGattcctcagaggaggaagacgaggaaCGAAGGGGCGATTCGGACGAACACGAGGAGGAAAAGAGGCATGGAGATGCCGAGGAGgacgagagacagagggataggcAGGAGGCTCTGAGGTGTGTATCTACATATTCATATTTTTTCCAGGCTATAAATCTTCAACCATAACAATTTTTACTAAAGGACATTTTAGACAGATGCTTTTGAGACcaaggactaggcttaatctgtgtccgggaaacaCTGAGTATATAGGTTGAGCTGGGGTTTGTGTGACAGGTACTTGGCAGAGAAGAGTCGTCTCCTGGGGGAGGGTGAGGTGTATGAGAAACGTTCTCCCTGGGCTTACAGAGAATACTACCACCCCGCCTGGTGGAAGAGAAGCATAGACCCACACACACCATTGCATAAGGTTTCTATGTACAACCTACATTTTTAGACTGGACTACTGCTGTATTAGTTTGTATAGTTTGAGctattttaattatttttttcaatCACTTTTATTATTCTTTAATTTATATATTAAGGTTCCACGTTAAATGATGTTCAGTCCATaaaaggcttcataaagccttcacaATGCCTTTATAAGCGCTAGATAAATGTGTCACACAGCATCTCTAACTGTatgtcatgctttataaagggttaATACAAGTGGCATAACTGTGTAACATAATCACccatgtcaaatgtgacataacccactatgtcaaatgtgatattaACATTTGCTTTATATAGGGTGACATGTTGTGCTTGAAGAAGTCATGTTAGTCACATTACACCTCATCTCCTTCCAAGACTCTCTGTCCAAATACACAGAGGTCTAGTGGACCAACACATAAACCTTCATTAGGGAAATAGGTTGGGCCATATCCTACAATTGTTTTAGAGTAATAGAACATTTaagcttttatccaaagagacttaGTCATACGTGCATACATttttatgtatgggtggtcccgggaatcgaacccactatcctggcattgcaatACTCTACCGAGATGGTTATAAATGCTTTGTGAAGCCTCAGTTTAATATGATTTATAAAGCCTTTATTAAGCAATGCTTATGGCACCTTTTGTAAAGCACAGGTTTATGTCATATTTGACATAGGGGGttatgtcacacagttatgccacatttatgaaccctttatagagCATGACATACAGTTATAGATGAGTGATTTGTGGCACATGTATGTAGTGTTcgtgaaggctttatgaagcctttataagctGCACGTCATTTAAAGTGGGATCTATATTAATCTATCATTATGCTTATCAATTGTTTCCAATTAGATTTTTAATTGTACAGAAATGTTTTAATACACTAAagt
This genomic window contains:
- the chgb gene encoding secretogranin-1; the encoded protein is MMKLVFVFAVVAYFFAENLSLPVGEEQQREDVVTRCLVEVLSKALTKPDSHPLDQECKDILKAGAQHAAPAEKKSDEVLTNEEEGKEHEPEPEAPGADVKDIEALLKSVEEKRETPEDEDRSQESWDLNYEKEKRIWKPTHRYHHKKPNHKRDEEVSEEVREEPDEERSQESWSLGDEKEKRYRPTYRYTPKKHHKRDEEGLEEEREEPEEERSQESWSLGDEKEKRYRPTYRYTPKKHHKRDEEGLEEEREEPEEERSQESWSLGDEKEKRYRPTYRYTPKKHHKRDEEGLEEEREEPEEERSQESWSLGDEKEKRYRPTYRYTPKKHHKRDEEGLEEEREEPEEERSQESWSLGDEKEKRYRPTYRYTPKKHHKRDEEGLEEEREEPEEERSQESWSLGDEKEKRYRPTYRYTPKKHHKRDEEDEERSQESWSLGDEKEKREEDDEERKKRIWKPTHRYHHKKHHKRSEDPSEEEEEEKDKRIWKPTHRYHHKKHHKRGADSSDEESEEKRSEESEEEEGEDREKRIWKPTHRYHHKKHHKRDEELSEEGREEPDEERSQESWSLGDGKEKRDEDMMRDEDEREKRIWKPTHRYHHKKHHKRNGDSSEEEDEERRGDSDEHEEEKRHGDAEEDERQRDRQEALRYLAEKSRLLGEGEVYEKRSPWAYREYYHPAWWKRSIDPHTPLHKMEELAKLLSYKNHQLASQSELADEEKKRSVSLTPEEENELENIAAMDMELQKISERMQEDRSE